A stretch of DNA from Methylobacterium sp. CB376:
CCACCGCACGCCCGTCCTCACCTCGCGCACGGCCGACCAGCGCACGGGCGCCCGCCTGTTCTTCAAGGCGGAGCCGCTGCAGCGCGCCGGCGCCTTCAAGTTCCGCGGCGCCTACAACGCCATCGCGGCCCTCGACGCGGCGGCGCGGCGGCGCGGCGTGCTGGCCTTCTCGTCGGGCAACCACGCGCAGGCCATCGCCTATGCGGGGGCGCTGCAGAACGTCCCGACCGTGATCGTGATGCCGCACGACGCGCCGGCCATCAAGGTCGCGGCGACGGCGGGCTACGGCGCCGAGATCGTGCGCTACGACCGCTACAAGGAGGATCGCGAGGCGGTGAGCCGCGGGATCGCCGAGGCGCGCGGCCTCACGCTGATCCCGCCCTACGACCACCCGGAGGTGATCGCCGGCCAGGGCACCGCCGTGAAGGAGCTCCTGGAGGAGACGGGGCCCCTCGACGTGCTCCTGGTCTGCCTGGGCGGCGGTGGGCTGCTCGCGGGCTCGCTGCTCTCGGCCCGCGCCCTGGCGCCGGATTGCGCCGTCTACGGCGTCGAGCCGGAGGCCGGCAATGACGGGCAGATGTCGCTCGCCAAGGGCGAGGTCGTGCGCATCCCGGTCCCGGTCTCGGTCGCCGACGGGGCGCTCACCACGCATCTGGGCGCGCACACCTTCCC
This window harbors:
- a CDS encoding threo-3-hydroxy-L-aspartate ammonia-lyase, coding for MTITFAQVEAAAHRLDGVAHRTPVLTSRTADQRTGARLFFKAEPLQRAGAFKFRGAYNAIAALDAAARRRGVLAFSSGNHAQAIAYAGALQNVPTVIVMPHDAPAIKVAATAGYGAEIVRYDRYKEDREAVSRGIAEARGLTLIPPYDHPEVIAGQGTAVKELLEETGPLDVLLVCLGGGGLLAGSLLSARALAPDCAVYGVEPEAGNDGQMSLAKGEVVRIPVPVSVADGALTTHLGAHTFPIIRREVTGLVTVSDAQLVAAMRFFVERMKLVVEPTGCLAAAAAFEGVVPVAGKRVGVVLSGGNVDPAALARFLAA